A genome region from Myroides fluvii includes the following:
- a CDS encoding endonuclease MutS2 — MTSINKKTLQDLEFNTVLSFVSDRCVTESGKELAMEIVPYKTKEETLHALNQTSEYLASFTNNNVIPNHYFDGIDYELKFLGIEDSFLEISSFKKIYNLTETTSNLIAYFKKFSDYYPHLAADTATLVLEKSIGKEIDHVLDKYGEIKDNASVDLMSIRKSINLVRGKINQSFGFALSQYNSAGYLDDIRETIVDNRRVLAVIAMHRRKVKGSVLGQSKTGSIVYIEPEATLNFSRELSNLEYEEREEIVRILKALTNAIRPFRTLLFEYTQYLTLVDITAGKAKYALKINGLLPEISEEKTLYFREAYHPILWLNNKEKRKTTHPQTIQLEKNSRIIVISGPNAGGKSITLKTIGLLQLMLQSGLLIPVHERSHTFLFDRILTDIGDNQSIENHLSTYSYRLKNMNYFLKKCNSNTLFLIDEFGTGSDPELGGALAEVFLEEFYDREAYGIITTHYTNLKILADQLPDATNANMLFDEKSLEPLYKLNVGQAGSSFTFEVAQKNGIPFSLINRAKKKVETDKVRFDKTITNLQKERHKLERTSQNLKEEETKAREESKKLEGINAKVQDKLERYQELYDSNQRLVYLGQKLDDLSEKYFNNKSKKTLFSELLKVVEIENSKRKKVTLVEKKKKEEEQKVLLQEVEKKVEVIRKEKKEKKEILKQQEESNKTKFPLKVGDRVRMLEGRAVGTIDSIEKKTATVNYGFFTSKVNIDQLEMVERKK, encoded by the coding sequence ATGACATCGATTAACAAGAAGACTTTACAAGATTTAGAATTCAATACCGTTTTATCTTTCGTTTCTGACCGCTGCGTAACAGAAAGCGGAAAAGAGCTGGCGATGGAAATCGTTCCGTATAAAACCAAGGAAGAAACCCTACATGCCTTAAACCAAACCTCAGAATATTTAGCTTCTTTTACCAACAACAACGTTATCCCCAATCACTATTTTGACGGGATTGACTATGAGCTAAAATTTTTGGGTATAGAAGACAGTTTTTTAGAAATCAGCAGTTTTAAAAAAATATACAACCTCACTGAAACGACAAGCAACCTAATTGCGTATTTTAAAAAATTCAGCGATTATTATCCGCATCTGGCAGCAGATACGGCTACCTTAGTTTTAGAAAAGAGTATTGGAAAAGAAATTGACCATGTACTGGATAAATATGGAGAAATCAAAGACAATGCTTCTGTTGATTTAATGTCCATTCGCAAGAGTATTAATTTGGTTCGAGGAAAGATCAATCAAAGTTTTGGTTTTGCTTTATCTCAATACAACAGTGCGGGATATCTAGATGATATTCGAGAGACCATCGTAGATAATCGACGTGTTTTGGCAGTTATTGCTATGCATCGCCGTAAAGTAAAGGGAAGTGTTTTAGGTCAATCAAAAACAGGAAGTATCGTGTATATTGAGCCTGAAGCAACTTTAAATTTCTCTCGAGAACTCAGTAATTTGGAATACGAAGAGCGAGAAGAAATCGTTCGTATTTTAAAGGCACTAACCAATGCCATTCGCCCATTCAGAACCTTGTTATTCGAGTATACACAATACTTAACCTTAGTAGATATTACTGCAGGAAAAGCAAAATATGCATTAAAAATAAATGGGTTACTTCCAGAAATTAGCGAAGAAAAAACCTTGTATTTCAGAGAAGCTTACCACCCTATTTTGTGGTTAAACAACAAAGAAAAACGAAAAACAACCCATCCGCAAACCATTCAACTGGAAAAAAACAGCCGAATCATTGTGATTTCGGGTCCAAATGCGGGAGGAAAAAGTATTACGTTAAAAACAATTGGCTTACTTCAGCTCATGTTGCAATCGGGTTTACTGATTCCTGTTCACGAGCGCAGCCATACGTTTTTATTTGATCGTATTCTGACGGATATTGGCGACAATCAATCCATCGAGAATCACTTGAGCACGTATAGTTATCGATTAAAAAATATGAATTACTTTTTGAAGAAATGTAATTCAAATACCCTATTTTTAATAGATGAATTTGGAACGGGTTCGGATCCAGAATTAGGAGGTGCCTTGGCGGAAGTTTTCTTAGAAGAATTCTATGATCGCGAAGCCTATGGCATTATTACAACCCACTATACCAATTTGAAGATATTAGCTGATCAATTGCCCGATGCAACCAATGCGAATATGCTTTTTGATGAAAAATCACTGGAACCCCTTTACAAATTAAACGTGGGGCAAGCAGGAAGTTCTTTTACCTTTGAGGTTGCACAAAAAAACGGAATCCCCTTTAGCTTGATCAATCGAGCGAAAAAGAAAGTGGAAACCGACAAAGTTCGCTTTGACAAAACCATTACCAACCTTCAAAAAGAACGACATAAATTAGAGCGTACCTCGCAAAATTTAAAAGAAGAGGAAACAAAAGCAAGGGAAGAAAGCAAGAAATTAGAAGGCATCAATGCCAAAGTACAAGACAAATTAGAGCGTTACCAAGAATTATACGACTCCAATCAGCGCTTGGTTTACTTGGGACAGAAATTAGATGACTTATCAGAAAAATACTTCAACAACAAAAGTAAAAAAACGTTGTTTAGTGAACTTTTAAAGGTGGTGGAAATTGAAAATTCCAAACGCAAGAAAGTTACGTTAGTTGAAAAGAAAAAGAAAGAAGAAGAGCAAAAAGTATTACTCCAAGAAGTAGAAAAGAAAGTAGAAGTCATTCGAAAGGAGAAAAAAGAGAAAAAGGAAATACTAAAACAGCAGGAAGAGAGCAATAAAACGAAATTTCCTTTAAAAGTAGGTGATCGCGTTCGAATGCTAGAGGGAAGAGCTGTAGGAACAATAGACAGCATTGAAAAGAAAACCGCAACAGTAAACTACGGTTTCTTTACATCAAAAGTAAACATAGAT
- a CDS encoding Crp/Fnr family transcriptional regulator — MKNTVWVDELVTTLASVVEHRLVKKGEALLRIGEVCDYVGRVEIGAMRMFYIDAAGSDRSFSFFLAQDIFTNYEGLLTAEASKMEIQALVDTQVVLIRKKDLFHLYESSFYWQRMGRLMSDAIFLSAKERIDFLLFHTPEQRYKQLLANQPRILQEVPQKYIASYIGIQPQSLSRIRKRLSRE; from the coding sequence ATGAAAAACACGGTATGGGTTGATGAGTTAGTTACAACATTGGCTTCAGTAGTGGAGCATCGGTTGGTCAAGAAAGGAGAAGCGCTCTTGCGAATCGGCGAGGTGTGTGATTATGTTGGGCGAGTAGAAATAGGTGCGATGCGTATGTTTTATATCGATGCTGCTGGTAGTGATCGGTCTTTTTCGTTTTTTCTTGCTCAGGATATTTTCACCAATTACGAAGGGTTACTTACAGCAGAAGCCTCGAAAATGGAGATTCAAGCGCTAGTAGATACGCAGGTGGTGCTGATTCGAAAAAAAGACCTATTTCATCTTTACGAATCTTCTTTTTATTGGCAAAGAATGGGGCGATTAATGTCAGATGCTATTTTTTTATCCGCTAAGGAACGAATCGACTTTTTGCTGTTTCATACTCCTGAGCAACGCTATAAGCAACTACTGGCCAATCAACCCCGTATTTTACAGGAAGTACCCCAAAAGTACATTGCTAGCTATATTGGCATCCAGCCACAATCGCTCTCTCGAATAAGAAAGCGATTAAGTAGGGAATAA
- a CDS encoding DUF3995 domain-containing protein: MSGIEGIKAINFLIFLFLGGIHLYWVFGGQWGLNAALPSNAEGVRVLQPGKKGTVGVACCLFVAGLFSSGVITWGTWPFLVIGILFGLRVIGDFRYVGIGKKIKNTPFAQKDATVFIPLCIYLSLSHFFLFYW, encoded by the coding sequence ATGAGTGGTATTGAAGGGATTAAAGCAATCAATTTTTTGATATTTCTATTTTTAGGAGGCATTCACCTGTATTGGGTGTTTGGAGGACAATGGGGACTTAACGCTGCTCTTCCTTCTAATGCTGAGGGGGTGCGAGTTCTTCAACCTGGAAAAAAGGGAACAGTTGGTGTGGCTTGCTGTTTGTTTGTAGCCGGGTTATTTTCAAGTGGGGTGATTACTTGGGGAACGTGGCCTTTTTTAGTTATCGGAATCTTGTTTGGACTTCGAGTTATAGGTGATTTTAGGTATGTGGGTATCGGTAAAAAGATAAAAAATACGCCTTTTGCTCAGAAAGATGCAACGGTTTTTATTCCGCTTTGTATTTATTTGAGTTTAAGTCATTTTTTCTTGTTTTATTGGTAA
- a CDS encoding acetyl-CoA hydrolase/transferase family protein, which produces MKYVSAQEAAKVVKSGDRIYVHAAAATPNILTKAISDRASELRNVEFCHIHTEGEAPYADPALAESFHVNSFFIGKNVRHTLAAGNGSYTPVFLSEVPMLFRKGVLKVDVVLIQVSPPDEHGFCSLGVSVEACVAAMERARVVIAQINPQMPRTFGDSVLHSSKIDLAVDHNCPIYAAKETIITEKEATIGKFVANLIEDESTLQMGIGSIPNAVLAQLNNHKNLGLHTEMFSDGVIDLIKSGVIDCSKKKIAKGRALATFLIGSKKLYDFVDNNPFIVLKESSYVNDTAIIRKNPKVVAINSAIEVDLTGQICADSIGHKMYSGVGGQMDFVRGASLSEGGKAIIALASTSNQGHNRIVPFLRQGAGVVTTRAHAQYIVTEYGVADLYGKTLKQRVAAMAEIAHPDFREEILKAYFDNLKG; this is translated from the coding sequence ATGAAATATGTATCTGCTCAAGAAGCTGCGAAAGTTGTAAAATCTGGAGATCGAATTTATGTACATGCCGCCGCTGCAACACCCAATATTTTAACCAAAGCGATTAGCGATAGGGCGAGTGAATTGCGCAATGTTGAATTTTGTCATATTCACACGGAGGGAGAAGCGCCTTATGCGGATCCTGCATTGGCAGAAAGCTTTCATGTGAACTCTTTTTTTATTGGCAAGAATGTGCGTCATACATTAGCAGCAGGAAATGGATCGTATACACCTGTTTTCTTGAGTGAAGTGCCGATGCTTTTTCGCAAAGGAGTGCTAAAAGTAGACGTGGTTCTGATTCAAGTATCACCACCAGATGAACACGGATTTTGCTCCTTAGGTGTATCAGTTGAGGCTTGTGTGGCGGCTATGGAAAGAGCAAGGGTGGTTATTGCGCAAATTAATCCGCAAATGCCCCGTACGTTTGGCGATAGCGTATTGCACAGTTCTAAAATTGACCTAGCGGTGGATCATAACTGTCCTATTTACGCGGCTAAAGAAACTATAATTACAGAAAAAGAAGCAACAATTGGAAAATTTGTGGCTAATTTAATAGAAGATGAAAGTACACTTCAAATGGGGATTGGCTCTATTCCCAACGCCGTTTTAGCTCAGTTGAATAACCATAAAAACTTGGGATTACATACGGAAATGTTCTCGGATGGCGTAATTGACCTAATTAAAAGTGGTGTGATTGACTGTTCGAAAAAGAAAATTGCCAAAGGAAGAGCCTTGGCAACCTTTTTAATTGGGTCAAAAAAACTATATGATTTCGTTGATAACAACCCTTTTATTGTACTAAAAGAATCGAGTTATGTCAACGATACAGCTATTATTAGAAAAAATCCAAAAGTAGTGGCGATTAACTCGGCCATTGAAGTCGATTTAACAGGTCAAATTTGCGCAGATTCCATCGGACATAAAATGTATTCGGGTGTAGGAGGGCAGATGGATTTTGTGCGTGGTGCTTCGTTGAGCGAGGGAGGAAAAGCGATTATCGCCTTGGCCTCGACGAGCAATCAAGGGCATAATCGCATTGTTCCCTTCTTGCGTCAAGGGGCGGGGGTAGTTACTACGCGTGCACATGCACAATACATTGTTACAGAGTATGGTGTGGCCGATTTATATGGTAAAACACTAAAACAACGTGTAGCGGCTATGGCTGAAATTGCACATCCTGATTTTAGAGAAGAAATACTAAAAGCGTATTTTGATAATTTGAAAGGGTGA
- a CDS encoding tetratricopeptide repeat protein encodes MRKINRLACIAALVGSMSLYAQQTAVYTGPYATFNHAVALYNEQEYLAAQLLFDKIKKENSSENKDIEADCAYYIANCAIRLDQSGAENKIDDFVANYPTSSKQNIAYIEATDYYFSRGQFAKAAHYAAKVKDHVIETEKVADRFFFEKGYSSFYMKNRKEAKKYLEKVSQKGEWGEQATYYLGYIAYDTDNFDDAKKLFEKVESKEKYKEKMGYFQADMNFKTGNFEQAIADGLSQINKSNPQEKSELAKIIGESYFNLKQYDKALPYLVDYKGKNGKWNNTDYYQLGYAYYKSKDYEKAIEQFNKIIDGDNSIAQNAYYHLGESYLHTHKKTQALNAFKNASEMRFDASIQEDAYLNYGKLSYDIGNAYQSAPKVISGFMEKYPGSPYREEMEGLLIDSYITSKNFAEALVLLEKNKTTANKEAYQKVTFYRGLELFAEGKYDDALSMFTKSLVERQDGLFTARAYYWQAESNYALNKFTEAISSYVSFMGSPQAKNTNEYKNVNYGLGYTYFKQKEYSNASKQFQSFIATAPKDEARRIDAYLRLGDSQFVEGSYWAAMEAYNKVIEANKVDVEYARFQKALAYGFVDRLQKKADDLIAFTKDYPKSSLTDNALYELGMTYVVMQQPQKATPVFDQLLKNFSKSSYASKALLRQGLIHYNANRADEALVKFKEVVAKYPTSAEAIEAVQNARLVYVDQGKVDEYGVWVKGLSFVSVSDLELDKDTYESAEKQYMQNNTQAAIAGFEKYLVAYPKGLKALHAHFYLGQMYFASNNLKKAQPHYLAVVEGNKNEYVEVSLSRLSEIYLKENDTDQALLMLSRLENEAAQEQNKVFAKSNLMKLYYQEGDYTNALDYAEQVLKLTKIDDKVKSDAQIIIARTAFANKQYDKAKKGYADVAKIAKGELAAEALYYDAFFKRMDNKFDASNESVQKLAKDYSTHKYYGAKGLVLMAKNFYSLKDAYQATYILDSVMKNFGEFADVVAEAQQELNAIKGQEAKSNSSVIQ; translated from the coding sequence ATGCGTAAAATTAATAGGTTGGCTTGTATAGCTGCACTAGTGGGGAGTATGAGCCTTTATGCGCAGCAAACAGCTGTATATACAGGTCCTTATGCAACGTTTAATCATGCAGTAGCACTGTATAATGAACAAGAGTATTTAGCTGCCCAGCTATTGTTTGATAAAATTAAAAAAGAAAATAGTTCAGAGAACAAAGATATAGAAGCAGATTGCGCGTATTATATAGCAAATTGTGCAATTCGATTGGATCAAAGTGGTGCGGAAAATAAAATCGACGATTTTGTAGCTAATTATCCAACGAGTTCTAAACAGAATATTGCGTATATCGAAGCTACGGATTATTATTTCTCGAGAGGTCAGTTTGCAAAAGCAGCTCACTATGCGGCCAAGGTAAAAGACCACGTGATTGAAACCGAGAAGGTAGCAGATCGTTTCTTTTTTGAAAAAGGCTATAGTTCTTTTTATATGAAGAATAGAAAAGAAGCGAAAAAGTACTTAGAAAAAGTAAGTCAAAAAGGAGAATGGGGCGAACAAGCAACCTATTATTTAGGATATATTGCTTATGATACAGATAATTTTGACGACGCGAAGAAACTCTTTGAAAAAGTTGAAAGCAAGGAAAAGTACAAGGAGAAAATGGGGTACTTCCAAGCGGATATGAATTTCAAAACTGGAAATTTCGAACAAGCCATTGCAGATGGTTTATCGCAAATCAATAAATCGAATCCACAAGAAAAATCAGAACTTGCAAAAATCATAGGAGAAAGTTATTTTAACTTGAAACAGTATGATAAAGCACTTCCTTATTTAGTAGACTACAAAGGGAAGAATGGCAAGTGGAATAATACCGATTACTATCAGTTGGGATATGCCTATTATAAGTCGAAAGATTATGAGAAGGCAATTGAACAGTTCAACAAAATTATTGACGGAGATAATTCGATTGCTCAAAATGCGTACTATCATTTGGGAGAAAGTTATTTGCATACCCATAAAAAAACACAGGCATTGAATGCATTTAAAAATGCTTCTGAAATGCGTTTTGATGCGAGTATTCAAGAGGATGCCTATTTAAATTACGGTAAATTGAGTTATGATATTGGAAATGCATACCAAAGTGCGCCTAAAGTAATTAGTGGATTCATGGAAAAATATCCAGGTTCTCCGTATCGTGAGGAAATGGAGGGATTGTTGATTGACTCTTATATTACTTCTAAAAACTTCGCGGAAGCTTTAGTTCTTTTGGAGAAAAACAAAACAACAGCCAATAAAGAAGCGTATCAAAAAGTAACGTTTTATCGCGGTTTAGAGTTGTTCGCAGAAGGAAAGTATGATGATGCTTTGTCGATGTTTACAAAGTCGTTAGTAGAGCGCCAAGATGGATTGTTTACAGCTCGTGCTTACTATTGGCAAGCAGAGTCTAATTACGCGCTGAATAAGTTTACGGAAGCTATTTCTTCTTATGTGAGTTTCATGGGAAGTCCACAAGCAAAAAATACCAATGAATATAAAAATGTAAACTACGGTTTAGGATATACTTATTTTAAGCAAAAGGAGTACAGCAATGCCTCGAAGCAATTTCAGAGCTTTATTGCCACAGCACCCAAAGATGAAGCTAGGCGTATTGATGCTTACCTTCGATTGGGAGATAGTCAATTCGTAGAGGGAAGTTATTGGGCAGCGATGGAGGCGTACAACAAAGTAATCGAAGCGAATAAAGTAGATGTTGAGTATGCGCGCTTTCAAAAAGCATTGGCTTATGGATTTGTTGATCGTTTACAGAAAAAAGCAGACGATTTAATTGCCTTTACCAAAGACTATCCAAAATCAAGCTTAACGGATAATGCCTTGTATGAGTTGGGGATGACTTATGTTGTGATGCAACAACCGCAAAAGGCTACACCTGTTTTTGATCAATTGCTGAAGAATTTTTCAAAGAGCTCTTATGCGTCTAAAGCTTTATTGCGCCAAGGCTTGATCCATTACAATGCCAATAGAGCAGATGAAGCTTTAGTGAAATTTAAAGAAGTGGTAGCGAAGTATCCTACTAGCGCAGAAGCAATCGAAGCGGTTCAAAATGCTAGATTGGTTTATGTGGATCAAGGAAAAGTGGATGAATATGGGGTATGGGTAAAAGGATTGTCATTCGTTAGTGTGAGTGATTTAGAATTAGATAAAGATACCTATGAGTCAGCCGAAAAACAGTATATGCAAAATAATACGCAAGCTGCAATTGCTGGTTTTGAGAAGTATTTAGTCGCTTATCCTAAAGGGTTAAAAGCATTACATGCTCATTTTTATTTGGGTCAAATGTATTTCGCTTCCAATAACCTGAAGAAAGCACAACCGCATTATTTAGCTGTTGTGGAAGGCAATAAAAATGAATATGTAGAGGTGAGTTTATCCCGTTTGTCCGAAATTTATCTGAAAGAGAATGATACGGATCAAGCGCTGTTGATGTTGAGTCGATTGGAAAATGAAGCCGCTCAAGAACAAAACAAAGTTTTTGCAAAATCAAATTTAATGAAGTTGTATTACCAAGAAGGAGATTATACAAATGCATTAGATTATGCTGAACAGGTATTGAAATTGACTAAAATTGACGATAAGGTTAAAAGTGATGCTCAAATTATTATTGCGCGAACTGCTTTTGCAAATAAACAATATGACAAGGCAAAAAAAGGATATGCGGATGTTGCTAAAATTGCAAAAGGTGAACTAGCTGCTGAAGCCTTGTATTACGATGCTTTCTTTAAACGTATGGACAATAAATTTGACGCTTCGAATGAAAGTGTTCAAAAATTGGCCAAAGACTATTCAACCCATAAGTATTACGGAGCAAAGGGATTAGTGTTAATGGCGAAAAATTTCTATAGCTTAAAAGATGCGTATCAAGCAACGTATATCTTGGATAGTGTTATGAAGAATTTTGGAGAATTTGCGGATGTTGTGGCAGAAGCGCAACAAGAATTGAATGCCATTAAAGGCCAAGAGGCGAAAAGCAATTCATCTGTTATACAGTAA
- a CDS encoding TonB-dependent receptor, whose translation MKQIKILTFVSSVLFVGTMVAQDKNKSDLGTEVVDVVRRYDATVSEAFKVRELPNLDEDVKSKKKEVVYTITSFPVASTFVPTKGEAAKVDAKRNLERFDNYALFAIGNYTNINGELFLSSQLDPDSYIAGFVNHFSSQGGIKNLLLDDDFSKTKAGINFSGQKKKIGWNTEVGGSYQTLNWYGLPQEEMGDLIPQSTVVSINPKQKYKSFYFDGSVSFEDLPIKGVDVYYNNFSDDFDRAENHFVFKPRVETAIDENIIAKLNVVVDYVSSDYKKQNFFDGDGTVNFSNNSIQTVKLKDQHFTFGAEPSVVFKGEDYFVQLGVGLYYNNGKIAGNSENAFKFYPQVKASYNVVPNIVIAYVGIDGSLTQNTFKDFVDQNPFVSPEAGLLPTDKTYDFYAGMKGKLDHTVSYNVKASYRKENDKALFISTPYSSNVNRLNYLYGNAMDVVYAEVETFNLFGELRFDLDNTVIMGIRGEYNHYKSTTGEAWGLPDFKLGADALINFTDQWFAGVDLQYVGERKDWFIDQGYQGYGQDSAIIPKNMEKKVDGYADLSLKVGYRPTKNWTVFLKGNNLLNENYNQWGNFMSQGIQVMGGAIYKFDF comes from the coding sequence ATGAAGCAGATAAAAATTTTAACCTTTGTATCCAGTGTTTTGTTTGTTGGTACAATGGTAGCTCAAGATAAAAATAAAAGTGATTTAGGAACAGAGGTTGTTGATGTAGTAAGACGCTATGATGCTACTGTTTCAGAGGCATTTAAAGTAAGAGAATTGCCGAATTTAGACGAAGATGTTAAAAGTAAAAAGAAAGAAGTTGTTTATACTATTACTTCTTTCCCAGTAGCCTCTACTTTCGTACCTACTAAAGGAGAGGCAGCGAAAGTGGACGCAAAGCGAAATTTAGAGCGTTTTGATAACTATGCGTTATTTGCTATTGGTAATTACACCAATATTAATGGAGAATTGTTTCTGAGTAGTCAACTCGATCCGGATAGTTATATCGCTGGATTTGTGAATCACTTCTCTTCTCAAGGGGGAATTAAGAACTTGCTTTTAGATGATGATTTCTCTAAGACGAAAGCGGGAATTAATTTCTCTGGTCAAAAAAAGAAAATTGGATGGAATACAGAAGTAGGAGGATCTTACCAAACGTTGAATTGGTATGGTTTACCTCAAGAGGAAATGGGCGATTTGATTCCGCAGAGTACTGTGGTTAGCATCAATCCAAAACAAAAGTATAAATCGTTCTATTTTGATGGGTCAGTGTCTTTTGAAGATTTGCCAATCAAAGGAGTTGATGTGTACTACAATAATTTTAGCGATGATTTTGATCGCGCTGAAAATCACTTTGTATTCAAGCCAAGAGTGGAAACTGCTATTGATGAAAATATCATAGCAAAGTTAAATGTTGTTGTGGATTATGTGAGTTCAGATTATAAAAAACAAAATTTCTTTGATGGAGATGGAACTGTCAATTTTTCAAACAACAGTATTCAAACGGTTAAGTTAAAAGATCAGCATTTTACGTTTGGAGCAGAACCTAGTGTAGTGTTTAAAGGAGAGGATTACTTTGTGCAATTGGGAGTAGGTCTGTACTATAACAATGGAAAAATAGCAGGTAATTCAGAGAATGCCTTTAAATTTTATCCACAAGTTAAGGCGTCTTATAACGTAGTGCCAAATATTGTAATTGCTTATGTTGGAATTGATGGAAGTCTAACGCAAAATACATTCAAAGATTTTGTGGATCAAAACCCATTTGTTTCACCAGAAGCGGGATTGTTGCCAACAGATAAAACCTATGATTTTTATGCAGGGATGAAAGGAAAGTTAGATCATACCGTTTCTTATAATGTAAAGGCATCTTACCGCAAAGAAAATGACAAAGCGCTATTTATTTCTACTCCGTATTCCTCAAATGTCAATCGATTGAATTATTTGTATGGTAATGCGATGGATGTAGTTTATGCTGAAGTAGAAACGTTTAATCTTTTTGGAGAGTTGCGTTTTGATTTGGACAATACCGTGATTATGGGAATTAGAGGAGAGTACAATCACTACAAATCAACCACAGGAGAAGCGTGGGGATTGCCTGATTTTAAGCTAGGAGCAGATGCTTTAATTAATTTTACGGATCAGTGGTTTGCTGGTGTTGATTTACAATATGTAGGAGAGCGAAAAGATTGGTTCATTGATCAAGGTTATCAAGGTTATGGACAGGATAGTGCTATTATACCAAAAAACATGGAGAAAAAAGTAGATGGATATGCAGATTTAAGTTTAAAGGTAGGGTATCGACCTACGAAAAACTGGACTGTATTCTTGAAGGGGAATAATCTATTGAATGAAAACTATAATCAATGGGGTAATTTCATGTCTCAAGGTATTCAAGTCATGGGGGGAGCTATTTATAAATTCGATTTTTGA